A window of Castor canadensis chromosome 10, mCasCan1.hap1v2, whole genome shotgun sequence contains these coding sequences:
- the Gpr12 gene encoding G-protein coupled receptor 12, translating to MNEDLKVNLSWLPRDYVDASATENISAAVSSQVPVVEPEPELVVNPWDIVLCTSGTLISCENAIVVLIIFHNPSLRAPMFLLIGSLALADLLAGIGLIINFVFAYLLQSEATKLVTIGLIVASFSASVCSLLAITVDRYLSLYYALTYHSERTVTFTYVMLVMLWGTSICLGLLPVMGWNCLRDESTCSVVRPLTKNNTAILSVSFLFMFALMLQLYIQICKIVMRHAHQIALQHHFLATSHYVTTRKGVSTLAIILGTFAACWMPFTLYSLIADYTYPSIYTYATLLPATYNSIINPVIYAFRNQEIQKALCLICCGCIPSSLSQRARSPSDV from the coding sequence ATGAATGAAGACCTGAAGGTCAATTTAAGCTGGCTGCCTCGGGATTATGTAGATGCGAGTGCCACGGAGAACATCTCAGCCGCTGTCTCCTCCCAGGTTCCTGTTGTCGAGCCGGAGCCGGAGCTTGTCGTCAACCCCTGGGACATTGTCCTGTGTACCTCAGGAACCCTCATCTCCTGTGAAAATGCCATTGTGGTCCTTATCATCTTCCACAACCCCAGCCTTCGGGCACCCATGTTTCTGCTGATAGGCAGCCTGGCTCTGGCAGATCTGCTGGCCGGCATTGGGCTcatcattaattttgtttttgcctACCTGCTTCAATCAGAAGCCACCAAGCTGGTCACCATCGGACTCATTGTCGCCTCTTTCTCCGCCTCTGTCTGCAGCTTGCTGGCTATCACTGTTGACCGCTACCTCTCGCTGTATTACGCTCTGACGTACCATTCAGAGAGGACAGTCACGTTCACCTATGTCATGCTGGTCATGCTGTGGGGGACCTCCATCTGCCTGGGGCTGCTGCCTGTCATGGGCTGGAACTGCCTGCGGGATGAGTCCACCTGCAGTGTGGTCAGACCTCTCACCAAGAACAACACCGCCATCCTTTCGGTCTCTTTCCTCTTCATGTTTGCGCTGATGCTTCAGCTCTATATTCAGATCTGTAAGATTGTGATGAGGCACGCCCATCAGATAGCTCTGCAGCACCACTTCCTGGCCACGTCCCACTATGTGACCACCCGGAAAGGGGTCTCAACCCTGGCTATCATACTGGGGACCTTTGCTGCTTGCTGGATGCCTTTCACACTCTATTCCTTGATAGCCGATTACACCTACCCCTCCATCTACACCTATGCTACCCTCCTGCCTGCCACCTACAATTCCATTATCAACCCTGTCATTTATGCTTTCAGAAACCAAGAGATCCAGAAAGCCCTCTGCCTCATTTGCTGTGGCTGCATCCCATCCAGTCTGTCTCAGAGAGCACGGTCACCCAGCGATGTGTAG